From Thalassospiraceae bacterium LMO-JJ14:
GGTGACGGCACGAAAGCGCTGGAAAAGCGCCTTGGCGATCTGCGCGAACGCGATCCGCAACTGTTCAATGCGCTGAATGGCAAACGGGCTGTTGCACTTGCCAACCCGGGCCTTGAGTTGTGGTCCATGTCAGACAAGGAGCTTGAAGAGGCAACGGCAAGATTGCAGCAAACAAAGGGAGCAACTTCGGCAGCAAAGCTCTCAGGCGCAGCAGGCGCCACACTGAAAAATGCCATAAAAGGACGTTACCCGGATTTGACGTCAACGGGTGCCGACGTCCTCAAGGCGGCAGGGCTCGTGCCTTCCGATATCGAGAAGGCACTTAGGCTGTATGAGGCGGAACTGAACAGACGGCGAGACTGGAACGATCAGCGTTAGCGAAACGATTCGACAAGATGTTGAAATAGCGTTGGGTCGCTGCAAAAGCGGACCGGGACGAAAATATTCACGATGCCCGTTAGGAACGGAATATTGGGCATTTCGATATATTTTCCTGCTTCCTGGTCCGCCGGCGTCCAATCCGGATACTTTGCATCAAGACGCGCCATGTCACTCTCGGACAGTCTGCCCTTAAAATAGATATCGATTGTCGACTGAGCGGGCGCATAGCCCTGTTCGAGCGCATGTCTTGCCCATAAATATCCAGCATTAACGCTGCGGAATCCACCGAATCCATATATTAGGTCTTCGGCCACTTCTTTTTGAGACTTTAAATCACCATTCTGCCCTGCCTTCTCATACCAGTCGAAGGCGCGGCAATGATCGACGTGCAGCGGCGGCATCCCCCGGTCATAGAAATCGGCGAGAAGCGCCTGCGCCTCCACCTCGCCCTTCATCGCTCGTTGCGCAGTGAAGCGGATGACCGTTTCCCAATCACCGGCACCGGATGCGGCCATGGCCTGCTCGTCCGTCACCACGGGCGTCATGTAGGTTTCGACGTCCGGGTTCAGGTTTACCTCGGTGAACAGCACCATGTAGACGAGCAACAGCCCGGCGAACACCTTCCAGCGTCGGCGAAGCGCCTTCAAAACCCCGCGCAATCTTTCCCAGTCGATCATGTCCCGCATACTACCCTCCCGCGTATCCGCCGCCAATCATATGAGCGATATGCAAGGACCGGCGGGTTTTATGCCGCGTGGACCGCACCGGGTGTCCGGACCATAAACCCTTGAGACATTAGGGGTTTAAACAACCAGTTATGGCCATCGCCGGTTTTTTCAGGTACTAGGGATCACTCCAAACGTCTATACTCAGGTCGCAATGAAAATCTGTCTGATCCGCCCCTCCATCGTTGTCCCCGCCGGCAATCAGGTCGCTATGTTCACCCCGCCGCTGGGACTGGCTTACATCGCCGGGACACTCCGCGACGGCGGGTTCGATGTGCAGGTCATCGACGGCGTCGGTGAAGCGCTGGATCGCCGCCATCCGGTCGAAAACGACTGCTACATGTACGGCCTGACGCCGGAGGAAACCGTCGCGCAGATCGACGACGACGCGAAGATCATCGGCGTCGCCTTCGGTTTCTCGTTCGAATGGCCGGCGTGCCGCGATCTGACCAAGCTGGTCCGCGCACGGTTCCCAGATGCCTTGCTGATCGGCGGCGGCGAGCACGTCACCGCGGTCCCCGAGCAAAGCCTGCTCGAAAGTGCCCTCGACATCGGTATTCTCGGCGAGGGCGAGGAAACCGCGCTGATCGTCTGCAAGGCGTTCGAGGCCGGGACGCTCAATCCATCCGAAATCGCCGGGGCGGCGTATATCGACGGCGACGGCAACGCCATCGTCAACGAACGCCGGGCGCGCAAACGCGAGCTGGACGAAATCCCGCTGCCGGCATGGGACCTGATGCCGATCGGCAATTATATGGACCGGGGCTACGGCTTCGGCATCGACCGCGGCCGCTCAATGCCGGTACTGGCCAGCCGAGGCTGTCCGTATCAGTGCACGTTCTGTTCCAACCCGGCGATGTGGACGACGCGCTGGGTGGCGCGCGATCCGGACCTGTTGCTCGACGAAATGCAGATGTATCAGGAAAAGTACGGCGCGCAGAATTTCGATTTCTACGACCTGACGGCCATCGTCAAAAAGGCCTGGATCGTCGATTTCTGCAAAAAGATCGAAGAGCGCGGCATGAAGTTCACCTGGCAGTTGCCGAGCGGCACGCGCTCGGAAGCCATCGACGACGAGGTCGCGGCGTGGCTCTATAAATCCGGTTGCCGCAACCTGTCGTATTCGCCGGAAAGCGGCTCGCCGACGGTGCTCGAACGCATCAAGAAAAAGATCAAGACCGAGTCGGTTCTGGAATCCATCAGTTCCAGCTACCATCAGGGTATGAGCCTGAAGACCAATATCATGCTGGGCTTCCCAGGCGAGACCATGAAGGAAGTGCGCGAGACATATGCCTTCATCGCCAAAATGGCCATCGCAGGCGCCGATGACATCGCGGTATGGGCGTTTTCACCTTACCCGGGATCGGAGTTATTCCAGCAGATCAACGCATCGGGGCGGCTGAAACTCGACGACGCCTATTACGACAGCCTGCGGTCCTATGCCGACACGACGCGCACCGTTTCGTACAGCGAGAACTTCAGCGATGCGCAATTGAAAAGGCTGCGCTGGATCGGCGTTGCGATTTTTTATCTGACGTCGTGGGTGGCGCGACCGATCCGGCCGTTCAAGATCATCTGGCACGTCTTCACCGGCAAGCACGAAACCCGTTCGGAAATGGCGCTCGCCAATATCCTCAGACGCTTCAAGATGAGCGCAGGGAACTAAGTCCTAGCGGCCTGCCCAGTGGCCATCCGATCGCGGCCACTTCTTGACGATTTCCCATTTACCCGGCGCATCGCCGGTTTTCCTGAGCAGGTATGAAAACCCTTTCTCCGGCAGTTTCGTCCCAAGCACTTCATTAACGACCGGCTTTATGGAATGCACCAGTACATACGTCGGCTTCATCTTCTCGACCACCTGGGTAATGGCCGGTACCGAAAAATCGTGGTACGCCGCGAAGTATCCCAAAAATTCATTCCGCCGCTCTGCCAGCGCATAAAGCGTCAGAACACCTGATTCGCCTGTTCCGTTGGGGTCGAGGATCAAAAGCCGTCCACCGACCTGCATCAAATCTGGAAGTTCGCGCCCGACGGAACGGTAAAACGGCTTCGGGTGCTCCAGATCGAAACGCAGTTTTTCGGCAAAAATGAAGGGCGCCAGGAAAACAATGCAGAACAATACCTTGAGCACGGCTCCATGCAGTTGCCTGCCCGACATGTACTTACGCCACAGGGTTCCGGCCCCGTACGCCCCGAAGATGACGGCCATCAGTCCAAGATGGTGATTGTAGCGCCAGTAGGATGCGACCCTTAAAGCGTCATTCGCGCCGAACTGGGCGACGAAAATCAGATACAGAAATGCGTTATAGCCCAGGAAAGAAAAACCGATCAGCATCGCCAACCGGTCAAAACTGCCACGTACGCGATAGAACGCTATGCACGCAAACACCACGGCGACGCCCATCAGACCGAAATAGGCACTTTTTTTGCCGGCTACCACAAACATCTGTTTCAGGATCGGCCACAGAATATGCGTGTTCCAGGCATCAAAAGGTTGAAACAGGGCCTCGGCGTCATGCGGCAGGTTTACGGAAACGTGATACCGCCAGACCCCGTAAATCAGAACGGCCGGCAATACCATGCGCGGCAGCAATTTGACGAATGGGCCAATCGCCAGGCTGCGGTCGCGCAACACGACAAGGCATGCGCCGCCCAACAGCATCACGACGAGCACGAGATTGGACTGCTTGATATTGATCAGCACCGCCATCGCCATGCCGAACTGCCAGGCGAGGCTTCGTGCCTTTTCGTCATCCTGGCGCGACAATGCGTCGAGTATGAAATAGGCCAACACTGTGCCAACACCGACGGCGACCGAGGTACTGGCATCGGCATATGTGGTCATGATGACTTTTTGTACGAATGTCGGATTGAGCAGGGTAGCCGCCAGAACGGCAAATAATGCGCCGGTCCAGGTCAGCTTGCCTGCGTCCGGCATCGGGTTTTCCGTAGCGTCGCACCACATGCGGACAGCGCCGACACCGAAAACCAGCAAGAGCAGAATATTCAAGGTCGAGCCCGCTGCTTCGATCAGTTGGCCGGCCAGCATGTCGGCCATATACACCAGAAAAAGCCAGGCATAGGGGTAACCTGGGAAATAACCGCCTGAAACTTCACGGCCAAACGGGAACTGGTGCGCATCATAAATATATCGAGTGGTCGGCAGCCAGTGCGAGAATTCGTCCCATTCAGAAGCCATCCGCGCAGATGCAATCAGTAACAGCGGCGCACCCAGTAGCAAGACGCGCCAAAAACCGCCCGGCCCGATACGGTGCTCACGGATCACGAACCATACCATCGCCCCGCCGCCGAAGGCGGCCAAGAGCCAGAACATATAGTTGAAAGGGATACGGAAGAATACGTTGCCGACCGTAAATACCAGGACCGCCAACGCCCAACCACCAAACAGATCGGCTTCCGCCAGGCCATTACCGCGGTAGATAACCCGTCCCATCGCCGCAAGTCCCGCCAGAACCGCAATGGTACCGAAAATAACCGGCACCTGGCCGCTACCGCCGATGAAATAACCGACATAGGTCGTAAAATCTGGCATTGCATTCCTGTAGATTTTATTGGATTGGCTCGATGCCTCCCGTATACGTCAGCCCCATCTCCGGGACAACCCCGGAGCCATAACAAGCCCAAGAAAAAGGGGCGCTCCGAAGAGCGCCCCTTGATCGCTTGGCCTTGTAAGGCGTCGGATAGCAGGACTTAGAAGCCCATGCCGCCCATACCGCCCATGCCACCCATGCCACCCATGTCGGGGGCACCGCCACCGGCGGCGCCCTTGGGTTCGGGCTTGTCGGCGACCATGGCTTCGGTCGTGATCAGCAGGGCTGCGACGGAAGCCGCGTCCTGCAGCGCCGTGCGGACAACCTTGGCCGGATCGATAACGCCCGACTTGATCAGGTTTTCGTACTTGTCCGTCTGCGCGTTGTAACCGAAGGCAACGTCCTTCTGGTCGAGCAGCTTGCCGGCCACGACGGCGCCATCGGCACCCGCGTTCTCGGCGATCTGACGCAACGGCGCCTGCAGCGCACGGCGGACGATGTTCACACCGACCGTCTGGTCGGCGTTTTCGCCTTCCAGTTTGGCCAGCGCCTTGGTCGCGTACAGAAGCGCCGTGCCGCCACCGGCAACAATGCCTTCTTCAACCGCTGCGCGGGTCGCATGCAGCGCGTCGTCGACGCGGTCTTTCTTTTCTTTCACTTCCATCTCGGAACCGCCACCGACACGGATCACGGCAACACCGCCGGCGAGTTTCGCCAGACGTTCCTGCAGCTTCTCACGGTCGTAATCGGAGGTGGTTTCTTCGATCTGTGCGCGGATCTGCGAGCAGCGGCCTTCTATGTCTTTCTTCTTGCCGGTGCCTTCGACGATCGTCGTTTCTTCCTTGGTGATCGTCACCTTCTTGGCGCGGCCCATCATCTCGATGGTCACGTTTTCAAGCTTGATGCCGATGTCTTCGGAGATCACCTGACCGTTCGTCAGAACGGCGATGTCTTCGAGCATCGCTTTGCGGCGGTCACCGAAGCCAGGTGCTTTGACGGCAGCAACCTTGAGGCCACCGCGCAGCTTGTTGACGACCAGGGTCGCCAGCGCTTCGCCTTCGATGTCCTCGGCGATGATCATCAGCGGACGGCCCGACTGCACCACGGCTTCCAGAACCGGCAGCAACGGCTGCAGGCTGGACAGCTTCTTCTCGTGGATCAGGATGTACGGATCGTCGAGATCGCAGGTCATCTTGTCGGCGTTGGTGACGAAGTACGGGCTGGTGTAGCCGCGGTCGAACTGCATGCCTTCGACGACGTCGAGTTCTGAGTGCAGCGACTTGGCTTCTTCGACCGTGATCACGCCTTCGTTGCCGACGCGTTCCATCGCAGATGCGATCATGTCGCCGACTTCGCGGTCACCGTTCGCCGAGATCGTGCCGACCTGGGCGATTTCCTGGTTGGTCGAAACCTTTTTGGCACGCTTCTTCACATCGGCAACCACCGAGGCCACGGCGAGATCGATGCCGCGCTTCAGGTCCATCGGGTTCATCCCGGCAGCAACCGCCTTCACGCCTTCACGGACGATCGACTGGGCGAGAACCGTC
This genomic window contains:
- a CDS encoding radical SAM protein, with translation MKICLIRPSIVVPAGNQVAMFTPPLGLAYIAGTLRDGGFDVQVIDGVGEALDRRHPVENDCYMYGLTPEETVAQIDDDAKIIGVAFGFSFEWPACRDLTKLVRARFPDALLIGGGEHVTAVPEQSLLESALDIGILGEGEETALIVCKAFEAGTLNPSEIAGAAYIDGDGNAIVNERRARKRELDEIPLPAWDLMPIGNYMDRGYGFGIDRGRSMPVLASRGCPYQCTFCSNPAMWTTRWVARDPDLLLDEMQMYQEKYGAQNFDFYDLTAIVKKAWIVDFCKKIEERGMKFTWQLPSGTRSEAIDDEVAAWLYKSGCRNLSYSPESGSPTVLERIKKKIKTESVLESISSSYHQGMSLKTNIMLGFPGETMKEVRETYAFIAKMAIAGADDIAVWAFSPYPGSELFQQINASGRLKLDDAYYDSLRSYADTTRTVSYSENFSDAQLKRLRWIGVAIFYLTSWVARPIRPFKIIWHVFTGKHETRSEMALANILRRFKMSAGN
- the groL gene encoding chaperonin GroEL (60 kDa chaperone family; promotes refolding of misfolded polypeptides especially under stressful conditions; forms two stacked rings of heptamers to form a barrel-shaped 14mer; ends can be capped by GroES; misfolded proteins enter the barrel where they are refolded when GroES binds), whose translation is MSAKEVKFSADARDRLLKGVDTLANAVKVTLGPKGRNVVLDKSFGAPRITKDGVTVAKEIELSDKFENMGAQMIKEVASRTNDEAGDGTTTATVLAQSIVREGVKAVAAGMNPMDLKRGIDLAVASVVADVKKRAKKVSTNQEIAQVGTISANGDREVGDMIASAMERVGNEGVITVEEAKSLHSELDVVEGMQFDRGYTSPYFVTNADKMTCDLDDPYILIHEKKLSSLQPLLPVLEAVVQSGRPLMIIAEDIEGEALATLVVNKLRGGLKVAAVKAPGFGDRRKAMLEDIAVLTNGQVISEDIGIKLENVTIEMMGRAKKVTITKEETTIVEGTGKKKDIEGRCSQIRAQIEETTSDYDREKLQERLAKLAGGVAVIRVGGGSEMEVKEKKDRVDDALHATRAAVEEGIVAGGGTALLYATKALAKLEGENADQTVGVNIVRRALQAPLRQIAENAGADGAVVAGKLLDQKDVAFGYNAQTDKYENLIKSGVIDPAKVVRTALQDAASVAALLITTEAMVADKPEPKGAAGGGAPDMGGMGGMGGMGGMGF